One genomic window of Bacillus mycoides includes the following:
- a CDS encoding diglucosyl diacylglycerol synthase, with product MIKNPKVLILTAHYGNGHVQVAKTLEQTFRQKGIKDVIVCDLFGESHPVITDITKYLYLKSYTVGKELYRLFYYGVEKIYDKKIASWYANFGRKRLKTLLQVEKPDIVINTFPIIAVPELKKQIGISIPVYNVLTDFCVHKIWIHREVDRYFVATDHVKKVMVDIGVPAEQIVETGIPIRSSFELKINPAIIYNKYQLCKDKKMLLIVAGAHGVLGSVKELCQSFMSVPNLQVVVVCGKNEALKQDLMELQEQSSDALKVFGYVENIDELFRVTSCMITKPGGITLSEAAALQVPVILYKPVPGQENENALYFEKKGAAVVIRDDSEVFAKTEALLQDDMKLLQMKEAMKSIYRPEPAGHIVDTILAENHAEPNHIPIKSPALAESFT from the coding sequence TTGATAAAAAACCCCAAGGTTTTAATATTAACTGCACATTACGGTAACGGTCATGTGCAAGTAGCGAAAACATTAGAACAAACCTTTCGTCAAAAAGGAATCAAAGATGTAATAGTATGCGACTTGTTTGGAGAATCACATCCAGTTATAACCGATATTACAAAATATTTATATTTAAAAAGCTATACGGTAGGAAAAGAATTATATCGTTTGTTTTATTATGGTGTAGAGAAAATTTATGATAAAAAAATAGCATCTTGGTATGCGAATTTTGGGAGAAAGCGTTTGAAGACGCTATTACAGGTGGAGAAACCGGATATTGTTATTAATACCTTTCCAATCATCGCTGTACCAGAATTGAAAAAGCAAATAGGTATTTCTATTCCTGTTTATAACGTATTAACGGATTTTTGTGTGCATAAAATATGGATCCATCGAGAAGTAGATCGTTATTTTGTAGCAACCGATCATGTGAAAAAAGTGATGGTTGATATCGGTGTACCTGCAGAGCAAATTGTTGAAACAGGGATTCCGATTCGCAGCAGTTTTGAGCTAAAGATAAATCCAGCAATTATATATAATAAATATCAGTTATGTAAGGATAAAAAGATGTTACTAATTGTAGCAGGTGCTCATGGTGTGCTAGGGAGTGTAAAAGAGCTATGCCAGTCATTTATGTCAGTACCAAACTTACAAGTAGTTGTCGTTTGTGGGAAAAACGAAGCTTTAAAGCAGGATTTAATGGAACTACAGGAACAAAGTTCTGATGCTTTAAAAGTATTTGGTTATGTTGAAAACATTGATGAGTTGTTCCGTGTTACTTCTTGTATGATTACGAAGCCAGGTGGTATTACATTAAGCGAAGCAGCAGCATTACAAGTACCTGTCATTTTATATAAACCTGTCCCAGGACAAGAGAATGAAAATGCGTTGTATTTTGAAAAAAAAGGGGCTGCAGTTGTAATTCGTGATGATAGTGAAGTTTTTGCAAAAACAGAGGCGTTATTACAAGATGATATGAAGCTTCTTCAAATGAAAGAAGCAATGAAAAGTATTTATCGTCCTGAGCCAGCTGGTCATATTGTGGATACAATTTTGGCAGAAAATCATGCAGAGCCGAATCATATACCTATTAAATCACCAGCTCTTGCCGAATCTTTTACTTAA
- a CDS encoding YpzG family protein, with protein sequence MSYRDHLDRRSELFNHTWTRPKHAKAQVNGQTQQTQSLIILANECKKRQF encoded by the coding sequence ATGAGCTACCGTGACCATTTAGATCGTCGTTCTGAATTATTTAACCATACGTGGACTCGTCCAAAACATGCGAAAGCGCAAGTTAATGGACAGACGCAACAAACCCAGTCTCTCATTATACTGGCAAACGAATGTAAAAAACGCCAATTTTAG
- a CDS encoding metal-dependent hydrolase: MDTATHLVMGVTLGSLATLDPAIAQSDIGPQAVMLATIAGSNIPDIDTVLKLRNNAKYIRNHRGITHSIPAVILWSLLISGISFAFFSDAPYLHLLLWSFIAVFLHVFVDIFNAYGTQALRPFTKKWVALGIINTFDTVIFFIHILAIACMLVGAHKGYTALAAYILMFVYYIGRIMMHRNIKSVVYKRFKNVEKVIISPSYKFYHYHLAVVTTEHYYVARWHRGNILVYDKFNRVPFPNTAIMQAAVRDENISAFLSFSPVYRWDIFDYDNYYEVRFIDLRYRSKDYYPFVAIVQLDQNLNIISSYTGWIFSEEKLRKKLELLPH, encoded by the coding sequence ATGGACACAGCCACTCACCTTGTTATGGGCGTTACTCTAGGCAGTTTGGCAACATTAGATCCGGCTATAGCACAAAGTGATATTGGGCCACAAGCAGTGATGCTTGCAACAATTGCTGGTTCCAATATTCCTGACATCGATACAGTTTTAAAATTGCGTAATAACGCTAAATATATAAGAAATCATCGTGGGATTACTCATTCCATTCCTGCAGTGATTCTTTGGTCACTCCTTATAAGTGGCATCTCTTTCGCCTTCTTTTCAGACGCTCCCTATCTGCATCTACTACTTTGGTCATTTATTGCCGTCTTTCTTCATGTCTTTGTGGATATTTTCAATGCCTATGGTACACAGGCATTAAGGCCCTTCACAAAAAAATGGGTAGCGCTCGGCATAATTAATACGTTTGATACTGTCATTTTCTTTATCCATATACTCGCTATCGCCTGTATGCTTGTCGGAGCACATAAAGGCTATACTGCTTTAGCAGCGTATATATTAATGTTTGTTTACTACATCGGCCGCATTATGATGCATCGAAATATCAAAAGTGTAGTATACAAACGTTTCAAAAATGTAGAGAAAGTAATTATTTCTCCTTCTTACAAATTTTACCATTACCATTTAGCTGTCGTTACAACTGAACATTACTACGTCGCAAGATGGCACCGCGGTAACATCCTTGTATACGATAAATTTAATCGCGTACCGTTCCCGAATACTGCCATTATGCAAGCTGCTGTGCGAGATGAAAATATATCTGCTTTCTTATCTTTCTCACCTGTATATCGCTGGGATATTTTCGATTATGATAACTATTATGAAGTTCGATTTATTGATTTACGGTATCGAAGTAAAGATTATTATCCATTCGTCGCAATCGTTCAGCTCGATCAAAATTTAAATATTATTAGTTCCTATACAGGATGGATTTTCAGCGAAGAAAAACTTCGAAAAAAACTAGAATTGCTTCCACATTAA
- a CDS encoding small, acid-soluble spore protein K, with protein MGRQAEFWSESKNNSKIEGQPKAKSRFASKRSNGTINTHPQERMRAANQQEE; from the coding sequence ATGGGTAGACAAGCCGAATTTTGGTCTGAGTCAAAAAACAACAGCAAAATCGAAGGTCAACCGAAAGCGAAATCACGCTTCGCTTCGAAAAGATCTAACGGCACAATTAACACGCACCCACAAGAACGTATGCGTGCTGCAAATCAGCAGGAAGAGTAG
- a CDS encoding YfhH family protein, translated as MGMPKRYSEMTPHELREEIGVLKEQAVKAEQLGIVNEFDVLMRKMAMARAYMIDINKFHIGETYELVEEPGVVFKITYFNGVFAWGYKQNDNEEIGIPISLLQEK; from the coding sequence ATGGGTATGCCAAAACGCTACAGTGAAATGACGCCACATGAGCTAAGGGAAGAAATTGGGGTTTTGAAGGAGCAAGCAGTAAAGGCTGAGCAACTTGGAATTGTAAATGAATTCGATGTATTAATGAGAAAAATGGCTATGGCTCGTGCTTATATGATAGATATAAATAAATTCCATATTGGTGAGACATATGAATTAGTAGAAGAACCTGGTGTGGTATTTAAAATTACGTATTTCAATGGGGTATTTGCTTGGGGATATAAGCAAAATGATAATGAAGAGATTGGAATACCAATTTCCTTGCTGCAGGAAAAATAA
- the recX gene encoding recombination regulator RecX, translated as MAVITKIEVQKRSKERFNIYIDKGQGEEYGFSVNQSILMKHGLQKGLEIDEVALGNILYNEEVQKAYLQAISYLSYQMRTKQEIEDFLRKKEVGQAIISEVISKLLHDRYINDKEYAISYVRTQSNVNQKGPTVIRRGLLSKGVQDLIITHSLQEYPKEKQIENALFLIEKKKKSYQKHSFLQMKQKLEEMLVRKGYSREVIQICLEELKDEKDDEQQQEALHYHGNKYYEKYKKYDGWTFENKVKQALYRKGFSIDEIDIFLQMKREEG; from the coding sequence ATGGCTGTCATTACAAAAATAGAAGTGCAAAAACGATCGAAAGAACGATTTAATATTTATATTGATAAAGGCCAAGGTGAAGAGTACGGGTTTAGTGTCAATCAATCAATCTTAATGAAACATGGGTTACAAAAAGGCTTAGAAATTGATGAAGTAGCGTTAGGAAATATTTTGTACAATGAAGAGGTACAAAAAGCATATTTACAAGCAATTTCCTATTTATCCTATCAAATGAGAACAAAACAAGAAATAGAAGATTTCTTACGAAAAAAAGAAGTGGGACAGGCCATCATCTCTGAAGTCATTTCGAAATTATTACATGATCGATATATTAATGATAAAGAGTACGCGATTTCATACGTGCGAACGCAAAGTAATGTGAATCAAAAAGGTCCAACTGTTATTAGGAGAGGGCTATTAAGTAAAGGTGTTCAGGATTTAATCATTACACATAGTTTACAAGAGTATCCAAAGGAGAAGCAAATTGAGAATGCTTTGTTTCTTATAGAAAAGAAAAAAAAATCTTATCAAAAGCATTCATTTTTACAAATGAAACAAAAATTAGAAGAAATGCTTGTTCGTAAAGGGTATTCTAGAGAGGTAATTCAAATTTGTTTGGAAGAATTGAAAGACGAAAAAGATGACGAACAGCAACAAGAAGCGTTACACTATCATGGGAATAAATATTATGAAAAATATAAGAAGTATGATGGTTGGACATTCGAAAATAAGGTGAAGCAAGCGTTATATCGAAAAGGATTCTCTATTGATGAGATAGATATATTTTTACAAATGAAACGTGAAGAGGGATGA
- the pflA gene encoding pyruvate formate-lyase-activating protein: MVKGRIHSVESCGTVDGPGIRYVIFTQGCLLRCQYCHNADTWEIGKGKEITVEEVIQDVTCYLPFIEASGGGITVSGGEPLLQLDFLIELFKKCKEAGIHTTIDSSGGCYSEEPEFQNKLDILMDYTDLVLLDLKHIDSKKHRKLTGKPNEHILQFARYLSDKKKPIWVRHVLVPGVTDGEEDLQNLSNFIQSLSNVKKVEVLPYHKLGVYKWEALGHKYPLADVNPPTEENVEHAKYILKAV; this comes from the coding sequence ATGGTAAAAGGAAGAATACATTCTGTAGAGTCTTGTGGTACTGTTGATGGCCCTGGGATTCGTTATGTCATATTTACACAAGGGTGTTTATTACGTTGTCAATATTGTCATAATGCTGATACGTGGGAAATCGGTAAAGGTAAAGAAATAACAGTTGAAGAAGTGATACAGGATGTGACATGTTACCTTCCATTTATTGAAGCTTCTGGAGGCGGTATAACAGTTAGCGGTGGAGAGCCACTATTGCAGCTAGACTTCCTAATTGAGTTGTTTAAAAAGTGCAAAGAAGCTGGTATTCATACAACAATCGATTCTTCGGGAGGTTGTTATTCTGAAGAACCAGAATTCCAAAATAAGCTAGATATTTTAATGGATTATACAGATTTAGTTTTATTGGATTTGAAGCATATTGATTCAAAGAAACATCGTAAATTAACAGGGAAACCAAATGAACATATTTTACAATTTGCTCGTTATTTATCGGATAAAAAGAAACCAATTTGGGTAAGACATGTATTGGTTCCCGGTGTTACCGATGGTGAAGAGGATTTACAAAATTTATCAAACTTTATTCAAAGTCTATCTAATGTTAAGAAAGTGGAAGTGTTGCCATATCATAAACTCGGTGTTTATAAATGGGAGGCACTTGGACATAAGTATCCACTTGCGGATGTGAATCCACCGACAGAAGAAAATGTTGAGCATGCGAAATATATTTTAAAAGCAGTCTAA
- a CDS encoding YfhE family protein yields the protein MDKKKRDKAKNTLSSTQEVLYQREFRKADRAAGYRSKSI from the coding sequence ATGGATAAAAAGAAACGTGATAAAGCAAAAAACACATTATCTAGTACACAAGAAGTTCTCTATCAACGAGAATTTCGAAAAGCAGATCGTGCAGCGGGCTATCGCTCAAAAAGCATTTAA
- a CDS encoding GNAT family N-acetyltransferase, giving the protein MLKKRDLHDSHVLYELMVDPAVFPFVRQKAYSYEEYLFLTKQTIEAEERGELISRTILDEWGNPIGTITLFDVQEKAGFLGTWLGKPYHGKGYNKLAKDSFFSELFYELDIETIFMRIRKINIRSIKAAEKLQYVNLANETRKAVYDEINAHEEVYNLYEIPKDQYTLATMRDTTFQEAHQLKEA; this is encoded by the coding sequence GTGTTGAAAAAACGCGACTTACACGACAGCCACGTTCTATACGAGTTAATGGTGGATCCAGCTGTCTTCCCTTTTGTGCGTCAAAAGGCTTATTCTTATGAAGAATATTTATTTTTAACGAAACAAACAATTGAAGCCGAAGAGCGTGGAGAATTAATCTCACGCACAATTTTAGATGAATGGGGTAACCCTATCGGTACAATTACTTTATTTGATGTGCAAGAAAAAGCCGGATTCCTTGGAACCTGGCTTGGCAAACCCTATCATGGCAAAGGATATAATAAATTAGCGAAAGATTCATTTTTTAGCGAACTTTTCTACGAATTAGATATTGAAACGATTTTTATGCGTATTCGTAAAATAAATATCCGGTCTATTAAGGCTGCCGAAAAACTACAATATGTAAATCTAGCAAACGAAACAAGAAAAGCCGTTTATGATGAAATTAACGCGCATGAAGAAGTATATAATTTATATGAAATTCCAAAAGATCAATATACACTTGCAACAATGCGAGATACAACATTCCAAGAAGCACACCAATTAAAAGAAGCGTAA
- a CDS encoding amidohydrolase translates to MKTLLKQAIVYPITSPKFQGDVLVTGERITEVKPYIKPTQDMTVIDARALHLLPGFIDVHTHLGLYDEGTGWAGNDANETSEVSTPHIRSLDGIHPFDIAFQDAVQNGVTTVHVMPGSQNIIGGTTCVIKTAGTCIDHMIIQEPAGLKIAFGENPKKVHSNGTKESITRMGIMGLLRETFYDAQHYGHEADFRMLPILKALRREIPVRIHAHRADDITSALRFATEFNLDLRIEHCTEGHFIVEELSKHNLKISVGPTLTRRSKIELKNKTWDTYHILSKSGIEVSITTDHPYTPIQYLNVCAAIAVREGLDEKTALEGITIFPARNLRLENRIGSIEVGKDADLVLWTHHPFHYLAKPVLTMIDGKIIYKKNKKN, encoded by the coding sequence ATGAAAACATTGCTCAAACAAGCCATCGTATATCCTATTACCTCTCCAAAATTTCAAGGAGATGTACTGGTTACAGGAGAACGAATCACCGAGGTCAAACCTTATATTAAGCCTACTCAAGATATGACTGTTATCGACGCACGAGCTCTTCATCTTTTACCTGGATTTATTGATGTGCATACTCATCTTGGTCTCTATGACGAAGGCACTGGTTGGGCTGGTAATGATGCAAATGAAACATCTGAAGTTTCAACACCACATATCCGTTCTTTAGACGGGATCCATCCTTTTGATATTGCATTTCAAGACGCTGTACAAAATGGGGTTACGACTGTTCACGTTATGCCCGGAAGCCAAAATATTATCGGCGGTACTACTTGTGTAATAAAAACTGCTGGAACTTGTATTGATCATATGATTATTCAGGAACCCGCTGGTTTAAAAATTGCCTTTGGAGAAAACCCTAAAAAGGTCCATAGCAACGGCACAAAAGAATCAATAACACGTATGGGAATTATGGGGTTACTTCGTGAAACATTCTATGACGCACAACACTACGGGCATGAAGCTGATTTTCGAATGCTCCCTATTTTAAAAGCACTCCGCCGAGAAATACCAGTACGTATCCACGCTCACCGCGCAGATGATATCACTTCAGCTTTACGCTTTGCGACAGAATTCAATCTTGATTTACGTATTGAACATTGTACAGAAGGACACTTTATTGTTGAGGAACTTTCGAAACATAATTTAAAGATTTCAGTTGGTCCGACCCTTACACGACGTTCGAAAATCGAGCTTAAAAACAAAACATGGGATACTTATCATATATTATCGAAAAGTGGCATAGAAGTTTCTATTACAACAGATCACCCTTATACACCCATTCAATATTTAAATGTTTGTGCCGCTATCGCTGTTCGAGAAGGATTAGATGAAAAAACTGCCTTGGAAGGAATAACTATTTTTCCAGCTCGTAATTTACGTTTAGAGAATAGAATTGGAAGCATTGAAGTTGGAAAAGATGCTGATCTCGTGTTATGGACTCACCATCCTTTCCATTATTTAGCCAAGCCTGTACTCACCATGATTGACGGAAAAATAATTTACAAAAAAAATAAAAAAAACTAG
- the pflB gene encoding formate C-acetyltransferase: MTQVLENVKNAWENFKGEKWKAEIDVRDFILNNVNVYEGEDSFLAEATEATKKLWDQVMDLTTKERENGGVLDMDTKIVSSITSHEPGYLNKDIEKVVGFQTDKPFKRSLQPYGGIRMAEQACEAYGYEMDKELSKIFRDWRKTHNQGVFDAYTPEMKAARKSGVITGLPDAYGRGRIIGDYRRVALYGIDHLIEAKKADYNLTGGVMSEDTMRLREELSEQMRALQELKQMAASHGFDISKPATNAQEAFQWLYFAYLAAIKEQNGAAMSLGRTSTFLDVYIERDLANGTLTEEKAQEIVDHFIMKLRLVKFARTPDYNELFSGDPTWVTESIGGMALDGRPLVTKNSFRFLHTLDNLGPAPEPNLTVLWSKQLPQNFKNYCAKMSIKTSAIQYENDDIMRSDYGDDYGIACCVSAMRIGKQMQFFGARANLAKALLYAVNGGKDEKSKAQVGPEYAPITSEVLDYEEVMRKFDMTMEWLAGLYLNTLNVIHYMHDKYSYERIEMALHDTNVLRTMATGIAGLSVVADSLSAIKYAKVKPIRDENGIAVDFEIEGDFPKYGNNDDRVDEIAVNLVKTFMNKIRKHKTYRNSVHTMSILTITSNVVYGKKTGNTPDGRRTGEPFAPGANPMHGRDTKGALASLLSVAKLPYEDAQDGISNTFSIIPKALGKEDDVQVRNLVSMLDGYAIKQGHHLNINVFNRETLMDAMEHPEKYPQLTIRVSGYAVNFIKLTREQQIDVINRTMHESM; encoded by the coding sequence ATGACTCAAGTATTAGAAAATGTAAAAAACGCGTGGGAAAACTTTAAAGGTGAAAAATGGAAAGCAGAGATTGATGTTCGCGATTTCATTTTAAATAATGTAAACGTTTACGAGGGAGAAGACTCTTTCTTAGCGGAAGCAACTGAAGCAACGAAAAAACTTTGGGATCAAGTAATGGATTTAACAACAAAGGAACGTGAAAACGGTGGCGTTCTTGATATGGATACAAAAATTGTTTCTTCTATTACATCACATGAACCAGGATATTTAAATAAAGATATTGAAAAAGTGGTCGGTTTCCAAACTGATAAACCATTTAAACGCTCTTTACAACCGTATGGTGGTATTCGTATGGCGGAACAAGCTTGTGAAGCGTATGGATATGAAATGGATAAAGAACTTAGCAAGATTTTCAGAGACTGGCGTAAAACTCATAATCAAGGTGTATTTGATGCATACACACCAGAAATGAAAGCGGCTCGTAAATCAGGTGTTATTACTGGTCTTCCAGATGCATATGGACGTGGACGTATTATCGGTGACTATCGCCGCGTAGCGCTATATGGTATAGATCATTTAATTGAAGCGAAAAAAGCTGATTATAATTTAACTGGCGGTGTAATGAGCGAAGATACAATGCGTTTACGCGAAGAATTATCTGAGCAAATGCGTGCACTTCAAGAGTTAAAACAGATGGCTGCTTCTCATGGATTCGATATTTCTAAGCCAGCTACAAATGCACAAGAGGCCTTCCAATGGTTATACTTTGCTTATCTTGCAGCAATTAAAGAGCAAAACGGGGCAGCAATGAGCCTTGGACGTACCTCTACATTCTTAGATGTTTACATTGAAAGAGATTTAGCAAATGGTACTTTAACAGAAGAAAAAGCACAAGAAATTGTTGATCATTTCATTATGAAATTACGTCTTGTGAAATTTGCAAGAACACCTGATTACAATGAACTATTCTCTGGAGATCCAACTTGGGTAACTGAATCTATCGGTGGTATGGCGTTAGACGGTCGTCCGTTAGTAACAAAAAACTCATTCCGTTTCTTGCATACATTAGATAATTTAGGACCAGCACCAGAACCAAACTTAACAGTTCTTTGGTCTAAACAATTACCGCAAAACTTTAAAAACTACTGTGCAAAAATGTCTATTAAAACATCAGCAATTCAATATGAAAATGATGACATTATGCGTTCTGACTACGGTGATGACTACGGTATTGCTTGTTGTGTATCAGCAATGAGAATTGGTAAACAAATGCAGTTCTTCGGAGCACGTGCAAACTTAGCGAAAGCATTACTATATGCGGTTAACGGTGGTAAAGATGAAAAGTCAAAAGCACAAGTTGGTCCTGAATACGCACCAATTACTTCTGAAGTATTAGATTATGAAGAAGTTATGCGTAAATTCGATATGACAATGGAATGGTTAGCTGGTCTATACTTAAATACATTAAATGTAATTCACTATATGCACGATAAATATAGCTATGAACGTATTGAAATGGCACTTCATGATACAAATGTTCTTCGTACAATGGCAACAGGTATCGCTGGATTATCTGTAGTAGCAGACTCTTTAAGTGCAATTAAATACGCAAAAGTAAAACCAATTCGTGATGAAAATGGTATTGCAGTTGATTTCGAAATTGAGGGAGATTTCCCTAAATACGGTAACAATGATGATCGTGTAGATGAAATCGCAGTAAATCTTGTGAAAACATTTATGAACAAGATTCGTAAACATAAAACATACCGTAATTCTGTTCATACAATGTCAATCTTAACAATCACATCTAACGTTGTATACGGTAAGAAAACTGGTAACACTCCAGATGGACGTCGTACTGGAGAACCATTTGCACCGGGCGCAAACCCAATGCATGGCCGTGATACAAAAGGTGCATTAGCGTCATTATTATCTGTAGCTAAATTACCATATGAAGATGCACAAGATGGTATTTCAAATACATTCTCTATTATTCCAAAAGCACTTGGTAAAGAAGATGATGTACAAGTACGCAACTTAGTATCTATGCTTGATGGATATGCAATAAAACAAGGACACCACTTAAATATTAACGTATTTAACCGTGAAACATTAATGGATGCAATGGAGCACCCTGAAAAATATCCACAATTAACAATTCGTGTATCTGGTTACGCTGTTAACTTTATTAAATTAACTCGTGAACAACAAATTGATGTAATTAACCGTACAATGCATGAAAGCATGTAA
- a CDS encoding YfhJ family protein: MNDIYETLTKELLDKNDNLSYAQARAWVELLWEDFRTTYAKSGRYQGEEMTEQVVRTWINNHGSRLHEMRTNNPKYSHLINQEDHLKH; this comes from the coding sequence ATGAATGATATTTATGAAACATTAACGAAAGAATTATTAGATAAGAATGACAACCTTTCTTACGCACAAGCTCGTGCATGGGTTGAATTACTGTGGGAAGACTTCCGAACAACTTATGCTAAATCAGGTCGTTACCAAGGTGAGGAAATGACTGAGCAAGTGGTACGAACATGGATTAATAATCATGGAAGTCGCCTTCATGAAATGCGTACAAATAATCCGAAGTATAGCCATTTAATCAATCAAGAAGATCATTTGAAACATTAA
- a CDS encoding TIGR01777 family oxidoreductase: MKIAISGGSGFIGKYLSNFFIQKGYTVYILTRKKTAETSHTNLQYVQWTPDLQTFPLSSIDVVINLSGESINSRWTKKQKETILNSRIQTTKGLMKQLQALATKPHTFINASAIGYYGTSETESFTEQQETPGNDFLAETVFLWEQEASKARSLGIRTIYSRFGVVLGADGGALPKMLLPYQLYIGGTIGSGNQWLSWIHIDDVVRMIDFIIHTKKIDGPFNITAPTPIRMKEFGEIIATITRRPHWLPVPSFVLRALLGEMSILVLEGQHVLPNKAIEHGYRYTFPTVNHALQNILLHTM, encoded by the coding sequence GTGAAAATCGCAATTTCTGGTGGCTCTGGCTTTATCGGCAAATACCTTTCTAATTTTTTTATTCAAAAGGGGTATACTGTTTACATTCTTACTCGAAAAAAAACTGCTGAAACTTCACATACTAACCTTCAATACGTACAGTGGACACCGGATTTACAGACCTTCCCCCTCTCCTCTATCGATGTAGTTATTAATCTATCTGGAGAGTCTATTAATAGTAGATGGACAAAGAAACAAAAAGAAACAATTTTAAACAGTAGGATTCAAACAACAAAAGGACTCATGAAACAATTACAAGCACTCGCAACAAAACCACACACATTTATTAACGCAAGCGCTATTGGATACTATGGAACATCTGAAACAGAGTCTTTTACTGAGCAACAAGAAACTCCCGGAAATGACTTTTTAGCAGAAACAGTATTTTTATGGGAGCAAGAAGCATCTAAAGCACGTTCTCTTGGAATAAGAACAATCTACTCAAGATTTGGAGTCGTATTAGGTGCAGACGGAGGAGCTCTTCCAAAAATGCTACTTCCCTATCAATTATATATTGGGGGGACAATTGGATCTGGAAACCAATGGTTATCATGGATTCATATAGACGATGTCGTTCGCATGATTGATTTCATCATTCACACAAAAAAAATTGACGGACCTTTTAATATTACAGCGCCAACGCCAATACGGATGAAAGAGTTCGGTGAAATTATTGCCACTATAACTAGGCGACCTCATTGGTTACCTGTTCCTTCATTTGTACTGCGCGCTTTACTCGGTGAGATGAGTATACTTGTATTAGAAGGGCAACATGTATTACCCAATAAAGCGATTGAACATGGATATCGATACACATTTCCTACAGTTAACCATGCATTACAAAATATACTCTTGCATACAATGTAG